In Setaria viridis chromosome 5, Setaria_viridis_v4.0, whole genome shotgun sequence, the genomic stretch TTTCCTCGTGATACTTTTATGTTCTAACGAGAACAATAAGAAGATGACAGCTTAAATGTAGTTTGGTACTCACCAAAAAGGATTTATCTGAAAATTAATGCAAGAACTGCAAGGGCAGAGATATTCTCTATCTTAACAAGGATTACCACAATCACATTGTTCCATTGTTTGTAGAATCTACTACCCCCGGTCCATTATTTTTATGTCTCACGCATAGGGATTCTGGCCTACAATCAGTTCTGTTTGCTCGTCAGAAGCGTCAGATACAATGAATTGGAGGTAGTAGTAGCTAAGAAAGGGCATTAGTTATGGATTATATATAATCAAGAACAGGCCGGTTAATGCCCACCATTATATCATTCCGTGCAGTTCAGGTCGACCCCACCAAGAAAGTCCATAAAGCGATCGGTCATGTGTTTGAGACTTGCAAGGAAGAGGAACCCGCGCGTGCATGATTGGATGACCAATGCTAGGGACCAGACACAGGTCCCATGGTACGTGATGCAGCCGCAGCTGCATTATTGATCCGATTTCTATCAGTCATAAGCTACTATATGGAGTGCAAATCATGCAAAGTTCCAAAGATAacagttttttttaacaaaccGCACGGGATAGTGcgagtttctattgatatagcagaaaatacAAGACTACGATCCTAGGAGGCCATAGTCAGgagaatgaaaagaaaagaaaaataaacaagacTTGCCCtgttggattgggacgtcaatGTGGGTAATCACTCAACTCTACACCTCCAAAACCCGATCGGTTGGATTGGACATCAACACGGCCGtaccactccactccacaacggCGGCAGAACTAAAGGCTTACCGCGGCGCTCACCAACATTCTCACACTCATGTAGTCGCCGAAACCTCCGAGCGTGACCCCTCGTCGATAGGAAACCGAGAGGAACAGACCGcacaccgagaaggccaccgccatgcgggacccaTCGTCGTAGTGGcattgcaacaccacactccacccgATAAAGTGATACCACCAAATCCGGACCTCTCGCTGGCTCCCTCGTAGCcaccaccacgataacacaaacGCACGGGGGTCTCACCACACCCGCTGTTGGACTCCACTtcgctctcgtcgcctcgaagaaacaccgcgcgcgggggcctcgccacatctgCCATAGTACTCCATGTCGCGGATCCGTTTCTTATGTCGCCATCAGaatggtgagcaatgttgccccgcttcCCAAGATCTCCATCAAACAGCCAAACCACTGCCGCAAGTCGACTTCGCCTCATTGCTCCACCCCCGCACATAGCCTTCGCCGCTGTGCCAGCATGCCaaagaagtcgcttgcgccgtcttccgacgCTGTACCGCACCGAAGTAGCCATAATGCTGAGCAACCAGCCGCAATCCGCTGCAAGTCTAGTCATCCCACGATGTCGTTACTGCACGCGCCGTACTCCGATGCAGCCCACGCCACATTGACAGTTGCCAAGCAATGCTAGCTGccgcagtccgctgcaagcagccaaaccTGACAAACATGCGACAACCCCTGGTCGTCATCATaactgcgatcgcctccacgtgAGCTCGTCAACCCCCGTCAAGCTTGCCATCCTGCACATGTCGTCTTGCCACGCCGCAAATCCGTCGTGGCGGGACCAACGACGTCACCAACAATGCCACAAGCCgagttgggtctctagagacgataCCTCCAAGGAGGGGACGACGCTAATGGCACCGTCGTCGCTTGTCCAGAATATgaacagggttttcacccagagagcCCCGTGCAACAAGGATGGGGCTCCAACATGACGCCCCTGACGGGGAGAACGACGCCCTAGGCCCGCCGCCATCACCACTAGCAAGATTGCTGGCAAAGGCTTTCGCTCGGAGCATCCCATCCCTAGCATTGCACACACACAGCCCGGCACTCCCAAGACCACAACCATGGAAGCCCTTCTGGGGCAGCACCGCCGTCGTGCCTCCTCGCGCCACGCATAGACCACTCATGGCTGCGCTACCATGACGCCTCCAAACCACATATGCACATGGTTGCTGCCGCGCACGGTCCGCCCAGGTGTCCACCGCGCCGCGGCTGCCAGGCGCCTTAGCTGCCATAGCCAGGCCGCTTGCGCCCAACGCCGCATGGCCTCCTCCGTGCGCATCCTCCTTCTAGACTTTGCCTCCCAGGCGCAGCGCCATCGCTCCTGCacgtcgccgcctccgcggcctcccagccatgccgccgccgccaccagccacACGACCGCGCCTCTCCCGCGTGTGCAACGGGCGCTCGCACCCTCACGTACCACCTCCACGTGCCCAGCAACCGGCCTCCTCCCGCTCGTGCGCTGCCATGCTGTTGCTACACTGTCGCCGGTGCGCCTTGGCGGCCCGCACCGGACTCCGCCTGCCCCACGTCGAAATGCTGGCGAGCAAGCCAACCGCGATGCCATCCGCCCGAGCCTTGCACCGACTCGCGTGCCATCGCCGTCGACCCCCTCCCGGCCACTGGGGAGAGTGTTGCCCAGGTCAACCACGCGCGCGACCCCTACCGCACCAAAACAGGAGCCGAGCTCGTCGACCCTACCGGCTAGGACACCGCGTCATACCCCCACCACGCGCGAGCTGCTCCAGACTCAAGGGCCGCAGATCCAGGCAGGGGGGTGTCGAATCCGACCGCAGTGGGGCTGGATCTGCAGCCCCGACCACCAAGCTGAGCGGCCCCTCCACAGGTCGCATCCTGCGTGCTAGACTTTCACCATTGGTTGGGAAGAAGAAAATGGCCTGCCGCTGCCTTTTTTGCCCTCCGCCGGGTGTCCGGCGTCAAGCTCCGGTGTTGGCAGGTCTGGGAGTAGGTGGGGAGGGCCTAGCGGCGAGGAATTCGTATGCCGCCCGGGAGAGCGCTCGAAAAGATGGTTACCATGACATCCCAAAGATAACATTAGGACTAAAGATAACAGTAGGACACGGGAAGAGGAGAACGTGAAGCAAAGGGATGCGCAGCTCGCAAGGCaagtatgctttgtttcatgGAAAATAACTCTGTTATTTATTTAATACGGCTATTTTATCTTGTCATTCttcgttgattttttttttccaacaatACACATGACAATAGAAGAACACTAAATCTCTCTGAACAAGTACTCAAGTAGGACCCAGCTCCCAGTCCTGCTGGCCAATAACCCAGCGCCACGTGGAATTAACAGCTCATCCAACTTCACAGGATTTGTTTTCTCATCTTATTCTCGAATCATTTTTTATGAACATTATCTCGATCCCATCTCACGTCCTGCCCTCCCACCGCCACAAGTGGTCCAGACGGGGCTCATCACGCATCGGACGGCCTGTAGTTGTACACGTGGAGACTGGCATGTGGGGACACGGCGTCCAGGAAGATCCTGGCCGTCGCctcctgcgccaccgccgcccgctccttctccacgagcgccgccgccacaacATCCCCGGCGGGGCCTCCTCCGGCTGCCACCATCGCAATGATGGCCGCCTGGACGGGGCCCAGCGTCGGGTTGTAGGCCGCGGACTCCAGGCAGCCCCCGGCGTAGATcctgccgtcgccgtccgccacCGCGAACCCCGACGGGCACTCGCTGTACGGCGCGTGCGCCGCCCgcgcggccgcctccgcggcctcccTCAGGCGCGCCTccaggtcgccggcggcgaagccATTGGCGACCGCGGGGACGGGGTCGCCCAGGGGGTTGCCGTGCTTCTCGAGGACGAGGGGCACATCTTCTGGGAGGAGGTCGTGGGGCCCgaaggggcggaggaggagggacgcGACCGTGCGCCACTCAGGCGCGCAGCCTTCCTCGGCGTCCGAGGTCACGAGGATCTGGATGCCGGAGGCGCCGCGGATCTCCTGGAGGAACTGGCGGCAGTGGCCGCAGGGCATGTgggagacggcgacggcgctcAGCGCGgactcccccgcggcggcggcgttggcgacGAGGAACTGCTCTGCGTGGACGGAGTGGCACAGCGGGAGGCCGCGGAACTCGAGGTTGACCCCGACGTAGACGCGGCCGCTGGCGCCCAGCCCCACGGCGCCGACGGGGAACCGCGAGATCGGGGCGATCGCCCGCTTCATCGCGGACggcaccagcagcggcagcaggtcCTGCACGGTGGCcacgccggcagccgccgcggcgcgcttGGCCTCCTCCGCGCTCATGACGAACCCCGTCAGCTCCACCGCTGCGGCAGCGGCCTCCGGCCTCGGCGACACCTGCTCCTCCCCCATTGCTCAGATCCGACTCTAACTAGACTATTAGTAAATGATCCGCTACCTCCTAATCGCGTTTAGCCTCCTAACGAGGAATTGCGTGGACGCTTCCTCGAAGTGtggaggagaagagaggagaggagaagggggGGCTCTACTGGCTGTGGTGCGAGGCTATTTATAAAGGACGCAAGTGTCTCGTTATTTCTTTTtcgattttttttccccttctgcGCTCTGCTTTGGAAACGAAAGCGATGGACGCTGACAAATGGTCACCGCAAGGTTGCATTCGACGTGTCACAGTGCAATCTGACAACCTCGCCACGTTGGGAGCCCAAGTGATATGGTTGCCAGATGACGATAAATTGGTTTTAGACAGGCCCAGCAACCTGAAGCCACCCATTCCTGACAGGAGCGAAAGATAATTGGGAAAGTGTTTCTAATTACCGGTCAGTTTTGACCAATGATATGGTTCTCATACAATACGATACGATCCAAACGATGATCCATCCTCTACTGCTACCCAGCCTGTGCCCCACCAGAAATGCACGGCTCTACTTGACGGCGTCGCTTTCGCGGCCCTTTCCTCGCGAACGAATGAATCTGAGCGGCTCTTGGGAGCCTGGACGTTGATGGAGCGGTTTTGGCACGTACCACCGATACTGAACCAGCCGGGTCTCAATTATACGCACTTGTTAATGGTGTTTATCGATGTGCCGTTTGGTTGGCGGCCAGCGGCCTCGTGTGATTCACGTTCCGGCGACTAAATTATTGTTGCCGCGACGATAATGCAGGCCATTGTGTGTGACTTGTGAGGCCCGTCCATCGCGTCCAGACTCCGAGCAGAGCAGATCCGATCGCGGTGCCGTCTCTCGCCGTCGCGTGCGAGATCCGACCAGCTCCTTGCGACGAAAACGATGCCGTGAGGCAGACGAGTCGGTGGTGCCTGCGGACTCCGGCTCACTACTAGCTACCGGAATAATTAGCAATGCGATTAGTGCCTCCCGGTTGACGAGACGGGAAACGTGCTCTGCTAATCAAGCGAGCGAACGACAGGGATGGCTTCGTCTGGGGAGCGTCCGGCCGTGACGCTACGCTAGTGGGATGGGATCGGCTTGTGGTCACTGGTCAGACGGTGTGCTCCGACACCGAGCCTCCGAGTTAGGCCGTGGCATTGAACTCGAGGGCTCTTTGTGGCACCCGCGCCTTCGCCGTggagggcgcgcgcgcgcttCAAAGCAAAAGGCGACGCGACAGGGACCCCTCGACCCCTCCTCGGCACACAGAGAGAAAAAGCCCAGTGAGGCGTGCATCGGACTCGCACTGAGATGACGGAGGAAAAGGCCCGTCCAGAGCAAGCGAGCACGTAGCCGGACGTGGATTTGCGGCGGCACCAGACCGGCTCGCCGGGCGGCGAGGTTGCTTAGCCCGGTGCGCAAAGGGAGCGCACCAAAAGCAACGGCCAGCGGCGCCCCGTGTCTGGAAACGGTGGTGCGTACGTGCTGCCACTGCGGTTCGTGGTTAAGTGCCCAGCACTGCAGCAGACCAACGCGTTTCTACTGTCTAGgcaatcacaaattcacaatgcCAGAACGGTGCCTGGATTTGGATTGGTTGGTGGTTGCACGGCTGACAGCTGTACTGGCTACTTTGTTTGGATTGGAGGTGTACTTGGCTGCTTCCGTAGGTGTGAGCTGTGACCTGCCTGGGATCACAAGACTACAAGAGGAGGCGGGAGCTGATGCTACTTGTTCCAGAACAGCTACTCCTGTAGATGTCTTATAGTAgaagaagcaaaaagaaaaatcccttTCATGGTAATGATGTTTGGACAGTACTATTCTGATAGATTGAGATCGACTTCGGGACAGCTGAATAATGGTTTTTGAGTTGAAGTGTTTATTTAATAGCCCACTATACGACCCTTTTCTTGAACAAGTAAAGAATTGATCGTGATATCTATCAATAGTTGTTGGGGTCAAGTTCAATCATTTCTCAGAAATGTCCACTGAACTGGTGgggaaaagaaggaaataaATAAAGGTAGGGAGGAGGAAAATGAGTGGAAGAGCAACTAGTGGTTTAACATAATCCCAACCAAGAATAAATTTctatttcttctccttttttgcTTCCCTTCAGCTTTCGCGACGCAATCAAGTTTTAATCAGCGGACAAGTCATTTCAGAGGGCGATACCCAATTCCTATCTTCAGTTCCGTAGCTGTCAACGACAGTGTTAATTTCGTTTTAGCTTCCTCCATTTGTCGGTTGTCATGTAGTGATAGTGTGGTACAGCAATTCCCAACAAAATTCCTTTAGCAGGTTAGCACTTGCTGAATGTCAAATTTTTCACAAATCACCTTGAACTTGTAGTAGTATATTAGTGAATGACAGAAGGCACCCACGAATTATACATACATAGCGATTTTTTTTTATAGACGCAATATAAAACAAATACATTTTGGTGTATGCATATATGCGTCATCCTTGTAATAATCGAAAAAAGTATTAAATTGGTTACGCGAACAGAGTTCCGCAAAAGTTAAATTTTCGTGGCGCATTTGATGTCCCATCCGAAGGTTGGTCTATCCAGAAACCCATGTGCTGCTTGTATCAGAATCACAATTTGATCGCCACGCGATTCCTTTGCTAGCTTTTCTTAATGCTTTCCCTCCCGCGGACATCGGATCCTGCCTGATTCCTCAAGTGGCCTGGCCTGGGCCAACgaaggagtaaggactactacTTGAGGCGGAGGGGTTGCGTTGCGTCGTGCATCGAGCATGCGTGCTCATCGAGACAGGGAGACGGGATCGCACAAAAATATTCATGCTTATCTGCGCTAAGAACCGTTCCCCTCGCTGCGCTGGATAAGTTCTTGCTCTCAACTTGATTCTATCCTCTTTCTCTACCTCTTTCCCTGGTGACCTTGGATTTCATGCTTCCGACAAAGGGTTAATGATGATTCGCCGATCGGCTAAGCACGCCGCGTTCACCGGCACTTCAGCCTGCCGTGCCCCGTGCCGCGCCGTGTTGCCGTGTTCCCCATCTCGAGCCAGTCTCACAAAAAACTTGGCAGGACCGCCCGCGGCCTTGCGAGTTCCGGCTGTGTTCGACTCAAGACCCGCAGCGCAGACGTCACACGGAGGAAGGGGAACGGAGGAGCTGACCATGTGAGGAACagcggcaggcggcagcaggAGAAATGACTTGCTGATGCTTTGACGGATGGCGGCTGACGCGGCGCCGCAAGCCCGCAAGGGTACGAGATTCCCAGACCAGACGCGAGGCGCGAGACGGCATCTCGGATCAAACgcccccgcgcgcggcgcggccactGATCCGTCAGAAAAGATGTCGCCGTACCGACCAGTTGCACGTATCTTATCCGCCGGCAAATCATGTTCtgatgcggcggcgggcggcggcttctCTCGGGCCAAGAACCCGCCGTCCTCCTCACAGTCGCTGCAGGCTCCGCGCCACGCcgtcacaccggccaccgggtgCGACCGCATTGTATCCGGACGAACAAGAACAGGTGAGAGATTCTGGGCTCGTGATGCGCCCTGGCCGGGGCTGATCCATTCCTGTGATCTTGTAGCTGCCGCGGTACGGTCAGTATGGCGCATCCGTCATCTatggtcttgtttagttggccaaattgggaggtgaattattgttcaaatattgactaattaggctcaaaagattcgtctcgcaaagaacaacaaaactgtgcaattagtttttaatttcgtctacatttagtactccatgcatgtaccgtaagtttgatgtgatagggaatcttctttttgcataatgtcaaagttgggagttgggaggttTGCGGTCTTGCCCCTATGTCAGCGCCCAAATCACGCAACTCTCTGGCGTGTCCTTGTTTCCTCTTTGCGGTCTTGCCTGCTCTGCTTTGTATGACAGCCGGACAGCTCTGAGCCTCTGAATCCAGTGCAGTACAGCGCGTTCAAGAAGCCAACAGCCAAGGAGTGGGACAAAGTTTTTTCAACCAACATttttacttcctccgttccgtttcaaattataggtcgttttagcttttttattcactagtccatcaacccatgctcccgcacgggctaatatttttaaaagctattgtatttagaaattatttagaaattaaactctagctaataatcaaaattgtttaattactactctcttatttttcaatacttcaacataatacttatatagatatgtacctatctttatccagttgtgattgattttgaattaataattactctatatactttttcatctatattcatactttttctattttgtatcacacctccaatcctccatacattacgtttagcatacaaatcaatatttatCATTGATTCCTCATATacttgtataaatggtctaaatggtggcactcatcatgtgtatatactttaaattagtatttttatattaacaatgacataaataggtaatttagaatcatatattactttattttttgacatttctgtatgatgcacatgaagataattagattaagatttaggtgtttactttaggttatttttaataacgatatTCGTGGgtaacataaataaaatttttaatgacattttaagttatgctttataatgatgtgtattactaaattggatgaatattatggggttactttagattattttttataatagctgagctcgataatttagatatagatttagagctcatttttgaatattttcacaatgacagtggtgggtaactttttagaaaatataatagatcaatggctatgattattagagtttacatgattggtgtttgatattttttaatttttatgagaatttgtctctttttttctaaCTTGTCTTGTggttagaaaatataatatatctcttttttctagcttgtctagtgggaactaatgcagagtctccaatggaacaaaataagactacattgctaaaaaaactattaccataagctacctctcgtttgttaaatattcaaacataatacttatgtagatatatacttaatatctttatctaattatgatagattttagttagtaattactctataatattttcatccacattgataatctttaacttttcactttgcatcacaggtatgcgcttgaatttgtttaatgaaccctaattttgagatacaattttagcatagaaatttatattctcatcactttatatccttataaatggtgacacacatcatacgTAAAGACCTTGATTATTATATTGTATACCAATAGTGttagatatagacgatttaaaatcatatattgttgtatatttttaattaaggttatttgattaaaacgtagggttacctcatgttatttttaataatagcatgtgtgggtaatatagatgcaaatttaatgggttactttaagtaatagtggtaggcaattcagttgcaaattagggggttattttaaatattgtttataatggcataagtgggtaattttgatgaagattaaggggttactttagtttattttatataatggcagaggtgggtaatttatatatagatttagggggttactttaggctattttcataatggcgtaggtgggtaattttttttaaaacataatagatccaatgtatatgatgatttgaatctatcgattgatggttggatgtcttgcttttttgtgagaatttgtaggatttctctctttttctagggtgtccacctaggaatcctaggtggcttcacctggaggctttaaaaggagcctccaattagtaatagtaagatagacattattatgcatctagatctaaacatatctaggtgcatagtaaaaattatgcatctagaaatactaaaacgatctacaattcgggacggatggagtagtatATTGCAAATGAACTAAGGAGCATTCATGATTAAGAAAATCGAGATGGTCAAGTTCTAGCGAACAGTTGAGCATCTACATAGCTCGCTTTTAGTGGGACTTATCTAAAAGAATTCAATTGCACTATTTAAGGAAAAAAATCGCAAATGTTTTGTACCTAGTCATATTTGCATCATGGTTTTCCTCCCTACCAACTGCTCAAGATGCTTGGCATCTTACACATAGATATCTTTAATTGCTTATTTCATTTAGTCGAACAACTGCTGCTGATTGGCTGCAGACACACCGTTCAGATGGCATCACTATCACATTTCTTGCCTCTTGTTCCGGTACCATTTCTTTATACTTTTCTCAATGAAGAATAGAAACGACTGACCATCCATTAAATCCATAGTGCAGTCGAAGTGGTAACTAATGTAAGATACTATGAGCCGTTAATCCATTATGATTTGCAGATACCCCCAAAAATAATATTTTGGATTGTTTCTACTTTCTACTACCCACGCTGATTCTGTTCACCTCCTGTTCTTTTCAATGTGCCTCACGCTCATAATAAAAATATTACGATTCATCTTCACATCTTTCAGGTTTCATATACCAGTGAGATAACCTTCAACTTCGGCACTTGAGGGAGCCATCAACTGCTCAGTCACAAGAAGTAGCTGATCACCAAAAAACATATAACTTCCATGGCCCTAGTACGCACGCCTTTCTTGGCCACACTAAACGAGACAGGGTCCTAAAATAGGAATTGCTACAATATATGTTCCTGAATTTTTGTTCTTCTTCGGTCGAAGCTTTCAACAATCAATCAGGCATCCGATTCcagcttgctgctgcttctccaCGCAAGTAACGCGAAGCTCGCCCCAATCTCCCAATAACACGGTCAACTGAATGAAACCGAGATTTCAGTCACCTGACACGTAGGAAATCCGCTCAATTTCCAATTGCCTTTATGGAGTTTACGTGGTTTCCTATTCTCAGTCATGTTCCGGTCTGTACAAACAACGAGCCAGAGATGCACGAAGCGCGACAGGTGAACATTCCCGCAGCAAACGGCCCATTAAGAAATTTCCCGCGTCAATTTAAAATCCTCACGTTCACTTGGCATACCCCAACGACCTGGGGACTGGGAAACGCATCATCACCATCACTTCGTCAGTACAAGAACAGAGGAGGCGATGTCCGGACCTCTGGCGTGGGGAGCTCTCTGCTTCCTTGCCGTCTCGACCGTCCTGTGCACCGTCGATCTCCGTTCCGATGCCACCAGGTCCGCCGCCGTGCTCTCCCTCGACGACTACGAGGAGGATAGCGACGACGGCTCACCCTCCTTCTCCTTCACCTTCCCGGAGACGCGGCCGCGCGGGCTGGTGTTCGGGTTTTACGACGAGACGTGCCCGGACGCCGAGGAGATCGTGTCGTCCACGGTGCGGGGGCTCTACCACACGGACCCCAACGTCGCTGCCGCTCTCGTCCGCctcttcttccacgactgcttcatCCACGTACGTACAGACACAAACCCCGTGCCCGGCCTCCTCATGTCGCCGTATTTTAGTTGCCTGCGACGCTCACGCGCGCACATGCCGAGATGCCGTCCTCTCCTGGATGACGCGCGTGCAGGGCTGCGACGCCTCGGTGCTCCTGGACCGCGTCGGCGGCCGCAAGTCGGAGCGGGACGCCGCCCCGAACCAGTCGCTGCGAGGCTTCGGCGCCGTCGATGCCATCAAGCGGAGGGTGGAGGCGGCGTGCCCCGGGACCGTCTCCTGCGCGGACATCCTGGCCCTCGCCGCGCGGGACAGCCTCGTCCTGGTGGGCGGGCCTACCTACCCGGTGCTCACCGGCCGCCGCGACAGCGCCCAGAGCTCCTACTACGACGTGGGCGGAAACATCCCGGGGCCGAACGCCACCTACGCCATGACGCTCGACGCGTTCGCGCGCCGCGGCTTCACCGAGCGCGAGACCGTCGCGCTCTTAGGTCCGTCTGCGCGCGTCCTCTGTCTGCCGATTTGAGGCCTCCGAAGTAGCCTGACGCCTTTTCACGCTTCTTGGCGCGCGCGCTCCCGCAGGAGCGCACAGCATCGGGAAGGTGCGGTGCAGGTTCTTCACGGACAGGATCTATAACTTCGCCGGGACGGGCGTGCCGGACGACTCCATCGACCCGGACATGGTGGGCGAGATGCGCGCGgtgtgcggcggcgacggcgcggcgccgaTGGAGATGGGGTACTACAGGCAGGGCCGGGAGGTGGGGTTCGGCGCGCACTACTACGCGAAGCTGCTGGAGGGGCGGGGCATCCTGCGCGCGGACCAGCAGCTCACGGCAGGGAGCACCGTGCGGTGGGTGCGCGTGTACGCGTCcggggcgcgcggcgaggaggtgTTCCGCGAGGACTTCGCGCACGCCATGGTTAAGCTGTCGGCGCTCGCGCCGCTCACCGGGTTGGACGGACAGGTGCGGATCAGCTGCTCCAAGCCCGTCGAGGACAACTGAACCGTAACTGTGGGGGTTGTGTTTATGCATGCCATGTAGTATGTGCTGGTAATTGACTATTGTCACATGCGCATTTTGTGAACAATAGCACTAACCATTGTAAAGGTTACTATGAACCAATGTTTTCAAGTCGTCCTTGTCGAACCCGAGGCGACTTGGCAAAATCCCGATTAGTCAGCCGATTAGTCCCGATTAATCACGATTAATCGTCCGATCAGGGATTTATCGGTGCCATAGCGACTAGGTTCGATAACACGATTTCATAACATTGCTATGAACAGTAATCGTTCTAACTGTTGCATTCCAACTTTCCACAGAAAACCAAAATATTTTccatttctaattttgttttttttaaaaggaacTTTTTCCGTTTCAAAGAAAA encodes the following:
- the LOC117854615 gene encoding cytidine deaminase 1 produces the protein MGEEQVSPRPEAAAAAVELTGFVMSAEEAKRAAAAAGVATVQDLLPLLVPSAMKRAIAPISRFPVGAVGLGASGRVYVGVNLEFRGLPLCHSVHAEQFLVANAAAAGESALSAVAVSHMPCGHCRQFLQEIRGASGIQILVTSDAEEGCAPEWRTVASLLLRPFGPHDLLPEDVPLVLEKHGNPLGDPVPAVANGFAAGDLEARLREAAEAAARAAHAPYSECPSGFAVADGDGRIYAGGCLESAAYNPTLGPVQAAIIAMVAAGGGPAGDVVAAALVEKERAAVAQEATARIFLDAVSPHASLHVYNYRPSDA
- the LOC117859035 gene encoding peroxidase 57; translated protein: MSGPLAWGALCFLAVSTVLCTVDLRSDATRSAAVLSLDDYEEDSDDGSPSFSFTFPETRPRGLVFGFYDETCPDAEEIVSSTVRGLYHTDPNVAAALVRLFFHDCFIHGCDASVLLDRVGGRKSERDAAPNQSLRGFGAVDAIKRRVEAACPGTVSCADILALAARDSLVLVGGPTYPVLTGRRDSAQSSYYDVGGNIPGPNATYAMTLDAFARRGFTERETVALLGAHSIGKVRCRFFTDRIYNFAGTGVPDDSIDPDMVGEMRAVCGGDGAAPMEMGYYRQGREVGFGAHYYAKLLEGRGILRADQQLTAGSTVRWVRVYASGARGEEVFREDFAHAMVKLSALAPLTGLDGQVRISCSKPVEDN